In Capsicum annuum cultivar UCD-10X-F1 chromosome 7, UCD10Xv1.1, whole genome shotgun sequence, one genomic interval encodes:
- the LOC107855217 gene encoding receptor-like protein 56 yields MISLESLDLSYNHFTGEIPVTLTLLDFLAYLNLSYNNLSGLIPTNPHFDTLYQDGTAYIGNKYLCGAPDGMSCSNSNGPSTNETAENRYDQENVLFVVVIFSGFVTGTSGVFLLLYLIDDNWRNRLRQRSTILSSSIHLKFQHRQRQLFAQFVTTVGNRCRVRPLPSRQR; encoded by the exons ATGATTTCACTCGAGTCATTGGATCTCAGTTACAACCATTTCACAGGTGAAATTCCAGTGACATTGACACTGTTGGACTTTCTCGCGTATCTCAACTTGTCTTATAACAATTTGAGCGGACTGATTCCAACCAATCCACATTTTGACACTTTGTATCAAGACGGAACAGCATATATCGGGAACAAATACTTATGTGGTGCTCCTGATGGGATGAGCTGCAGCAACAGCAACGGACCCTCTACCAACGAAACAGCTGAGAACAGATACGATCAAGAAAATGTCCTTTTTGTTGTAGTTATATTCTCGGGTTTTGTAACAGGAACATCTGGTGTATTTCTGCTGTTATATTTGATAGATGACAACTGGAGGAATAG gcTGCGACAGCGCTCAACCATCCTCAGTTCgtcaattcatttgaaatttcaacatcgtCAACGACAGTTGTTTGCTCAGTTCGTCACTACTGTCGGCAATCGCTGCCGAGTGCGGCCACTGCCGTCACGCCAACGATGA